In Setaria italica strain Yugu1 chromosome I, Setaria_italica_v2.0, whole genome shotgun sequence, the genomic window ACATGTAGATGTCCCTGCCCTCGGCGAGCTCCCTGTGGCACAGGCAGCAGCGCTGCAGgaaggagctcgccggcggcggcggcgagacgtGCTTTTGCTTGGGGCCGTGGATCAAGAGGGTGGCCTTGCTGATGATCTGCGCCGGCGGCTTCTTCCCCGGGTGGTTCTTGTGGGTGGTCTCCAGTACTACACTCAGCCCGGCCATGGTGCCAGAACGCAGAGAGTATGTGGACTACCGTAGTGGATGGATTTTGGATGCAGAATCTGTTTTTTCCCCCCTTCAGTTTCACTTCCTCCTTTCCTTTGCTTGTGAGAGATCTTTTGTCCTTCATGGAAGGGGAGTTCACCCGGTGCTTataaaggaggaggaaggggtgtgtgtgtgtgtggtagGGTGCGTCCAAGCAGCTGGTCAAGGAGGACGTGGATTCCGATTGGAGAGTGAGCTTGGCACTGTCATCCTAACACGTCTGCCAGCTCACCTTGGATTTGGTGACCAGACAGTTGATTTCTGCTGAACCTTCTTCAGTTCAAAGGAGACCACTTGTACTAATGTTGCGCATTGTTTTACGTATAACCGTGAACAAACTTTTCAAACATACCATGATTCGGTACTAATCATATTTAGGGCGTGGAGCATTGTtactttctttttccctttgtAAGCCTATCATCCATCAAGGGTGAAGCTAAGCTTCGAGATTTCCGCTGACTGTGCAGCGTA contains:
- the LOC101764776 gene encoding uncharacterized protein LOC101764776 — its product is MAGLSVVLETTHKNHPGKKPPAQIISKATLLIHGPKQKHVSPPPPASSFLQRCCLCHRELAEGRDIYMYRGDRAFCSEECRRQQIFMDEDAGSSCCANGAGAATARGSRRVAGGGGSVAY